The DNA region GCGATCGCACTTTGTTTCGGATATTGCGTTTATGAAATACAATTGTGATATTACAGTTGCATAGACTTCGCCATGAATTCCATCATCCCTGAACAGAACAAACCATTAGAGCCAGTTTTACTTCAAGAACAAGAAATTCAATCTATCAAGCAGCTAGAAAGTATACTGAAACCAGAAGATACTCAACTGCATTTAGTAGGCGCAAATGGCGAAACAATTCCCATCCCTGAATCAGTAGATAAAGTGTTGCGTAAAGTTGTTCAGGCAATGGCATCAGGTAAATTAGTCTCAATAGTAATTCAAGAGCAAGAATTCACAACACAACAAGCAGCCGACTTTCTGAACGTATCACGTCCCTATCTAATTAAGTTGTTAGAGCAAGGTGAAATTCCCTACATCATGGTAGGTACTCATCGGCGTGTACGATTTGAAGATTTGCAGCAGTATAAACAGCAGCGAGATAGCAAGCGTAGAAAATTTTTGCAAGAGCTAATAGAGATGACTGAAGAAGCTGGTTTGTATGAAGATGCTGAGTAACAGCTTAGGAAAATAGCTATGCTCAAAGTTATCTTAGATGCGTGTGTTTTATTTCCAATGTACTTAAGAGACACCTTGCTATCCACTGCGGAATCTGGACTGTATCTACCTTATTGGTCACAGAGAATCTTAGATGAAGCAATGAGTAATCTAGTTCTCAGGGGTAAGATTTCTGCTGAAGGCGCTAAAAACTTAGAGGAAGTTATCAAATATGCTTTTCCTGAAGCAATGGTTGACGAAGTGCCTTGGGAATTAGAACAGGCTATGACGAATGATCCCAAAGACCGTCATGTTCTTGCTGCTGCGGTCATAGTCAAAGCTGATATCATTGTCACGAATAATCTTAATGATTTTCAAAACCAAGCTTTAACACCGTGGCATGTCAAAGCACAGTCGCCTGATAATTTTCTGAGTGAGCTATTCGATGAATACCCAAGAGAAATGATTCAAGTTCTCCAGAAACAGTCCCAAAATTATAAAAGAAGTCCTAAAACTTTTATTCAGTTACTTGAACTGTTGAGTAAACAGTTACCGGGATTTACAAGCAAAATTTTATCTCATGAATCTATCTAAAAATTAGTGGAAACACAAAAATCTCTGAGTTTATAGCTCAACGTTGACTGCAAATGTTACATCTAAGATTGTTGAGCAGTGAAAAAAATCAACGTGAAAGCACAGGTATTCAGAGGCGTAAATCAACTTTCTTACGAAGAAATCCCAGTTCCAACCCTAGAACCAGATGAGGTACTGGTGCAGGTGCAAGTTGTGGGGCTGTGTCAGTCGGATATTAAAAAAATCCTTTATCCTCTTTATGAACCGCCACGCATATTTGGACATGAGACTGCGGGAAAAATTGCCGCCGTGGGTTCAGAAGTTAGAGGTTGGCAAGTGGGACAAAGGGTAGCGGTGATGCACCACATCCCATGTATGCGTTGCGCTTATTGTTTAAATGAAAATTTCTCGATGTGCAATGTCTACAAAAATATCTCTACCACAGCAGGGTTTAATGCTAGTGGTGGTGGTTTTGCAGAGTATGTGAAAGTACCAGGACACATTGTGCAGAATGGTGGTTTAATTCCGATCCCCGAAGATATTAGTTTTGAAGAAGCAAGTTTTGTGGAACCGACAAATTGCTGTCTCAAAGCAGTGAAGAAAGCCCAAATTGCCCCCGGACAAACAGTATTAGTCACTGGAGCCGGGCCGATTGGGTTAATGTTTGTGATGTTGGTGAAGTATTTTGGGGCAAAAGCGATCGCCACTGATTTACTGCCCTCTAGAATCGAAAAAGCTTTGGAGGTTGGTGCAGAAGCAGCTTTTGATGCCCGTGATCCCGATTTACCCACGAAAATTCACGCCCTCACAAATGGACTAGGTGTGGATGTGACCTTGTTGGCTGTACCTAGTGAAAAGGCGTTTTTTCAAGCACTAGACTGCACTCGTAAAGGGGGAAAAATACTGTTTTTCGCTGAGTTTCCCGATGAATTAGAAATTCCTATCAATCCGAATATTCTTTATCGCCGAGAAATTGATTTGATGGGGAGTTACAGTTCTTCTTACCGTCTTCAGGCGCTGTCGGCGGATATTGTATTTAATCGGCGGATTGATATTCCCGCCTTAATTAGCGATCGCTACCCTCTCAAAGATTTATCAGCAGCCGTAGAACAAGCGATCGCCCCTTCTCCTGATACATACAAAATATTAATCTATCCTTGATCCGGGCAAACAAGCTAACACGTAGAAAATACTTATAGCTGATTGTCAATTCCAGTGGGAAGTATGAAGTATAAAGTATGAAAATTTATTCTCTACTTGACTACTTCTGACTTTCCACCGATCTCCATCTACCCCAACTTATGCCCATGACCTTAGTGATAGTTGCCATCCTCGCTTTTTATGTCGCCTGTAATCTTGGTGCTAACGATGTTGCCAATGCAATGGGAACTTCTGTGGGTTCCAAAGCTGTGACTCTCAAACAAGCCATCATTATTGCTGGAGTTTTAGAGTTTACTGGCGCTGTCTTATTTGGGCATGAGGTGTCAGAAACTTTAGCAACAAAGGTTGCCAATCCTAGTTTATTTGCTGCCACACCCCAATTATTGGTAACAGGGATGATTACTGTATTAATATCTTGCGGTGTATGGTTGCAAATTGCTACTGCCAAAGGTTTACCTGTATCATCTTCTCACGCCGTCGTTGGTGCGATCGCAGGCTTTAGTGCTGTGGCAATGGGTATAGGTGCAATTGATTGGTCATCAATTGGTATGATTACCATTGGTTGGCTACTCACACCGATAATTAGCGGTAGTATTGCAGCCTTGTTTTACAGCCAAATTCAACGCTGGATTTTAAATCAACCAAATCAAGTTGCACAGCTAAGAGAATGGATTCCTTGGCTGAGTTCGGCTTTGTTGGGCGTGTTTGGCGTGATTGTCCTACCTTCGCTAACGCAACCTTTAACGAATTTCTTAACTGCACAAGTAGGAATTAACATCCCTGTATATGACATCCCCTTATTCACAGGTGCATTAGCAGCCGTGGGACTGACTGTAATGAGTTGGCGACAACTAGAAAAAGAGGCAGGAGATACACAGAGCAGAGAGCAGAGGAATAATATTTTACTCCCCACTCCCAACTCCCAACTCCCGACTCCCGTTGAAAGATTATTCGGTCGTTACCAACTACTCAGTGCTTGCTTTGTTGCGTTTGCACATGGTTCTAACGATGTGGGAAATGCGATCGCACCTTTAGCGGCGATCGTTTATATCAACGCTACTGGTAACGTACCAATCAATGGTATCGATATCCCCTTGTGGATTTTGGTTGTTGGTGGTGCAGGAATTGTTACAGGTTTAGCGATTTGGGGAAAAAACGTCATTGCTACCATTGGCGAAAACATCATTGCTTTGCAACCTAGTAGTGGGTTTTGTGCCGAACTAGCTACCGCCACTACCATTCTTTTAGCTTCTCGCTTGGGTTTACCTGTTTCGACATCTCACGCACTGGTTGGGGGTGTAGTGGGGATCGGGATGGTGCAGAGCCTGAACTCAATTAAATTTCAAACTCTGCAAGCGATCTCTGCTGCATGGTTAATTACAGTTCCTTTAAGTGCAGTCCTGAGTGCAAGTATCTTTAGTATTGCGCGGTTGGTTTGGCACTAACTGAAAATGGGGAGTAGAGAGTAGGGAGTAGGGAATAGGGTTTTTAAATTCACTGGGAAAATTTGTTGATGGATGCCTAATTCAAAAAAACTAGGAGTAAAAATTGCAAAATAAATATTTAAATTATCCTGATGCCTTTTGCGGAATACTTTGAAATACTAGAAGTAGCTAAAATATATTTTAGGAGAGAATAATACTTAAAAATTCCCCAGGAAAACAAACTAAGCTCTCAGATAAATGTAAACTGTTGCCAAAGTTACATTCTAGAATGATTTACATCTAGCTTTTACAAAGTTATTATCCTGAATCATTTCCAGGCATTTATTCGCAAGTATTTAAAATTTACTGTTGCTATCAAAATAGTAAGTACTTATATTGAGTGATAGATTTTATATTTCAAAATCTCACTTTTAAAGGAATGAATTTTCTGGCTGATACGTGGCACAAACTATGTGAAGCTGTACAGCCCAAGACTATATACTTTGCCAAGCTGTGTTCAGCGTGACAAAATTACTTTGATACGTGCAAATCTTGTTAAATTTTTTGGTCTATCTGACAAAATACTGAAATTTAGTATGAGCGCCAAGCAAATTTACGGGAAGCAGCTTTATCTTCAAGGTGTTAGAGGTTAGAAGCTAATGGGGCGAATTGAAAAACGGCCAGATAGCCCGCGAGTTAGAGGCGAACTATCGAGATCAGCAGAAACAGCACTCTGGGCTGTTGTGGAGGATTTAGAAAATCTCCAACAAAATGTGCTGAGATCATTGCAAGAAGAAATTAAACGGTTACAAGCAGATAAAGAACGACTGTACGATGACATTCAAAAACTGCTAGAGGAAAAAGAACACTTACAACAAGTGCGACAAATTACCGAACAGCAGGTGTTAATCCGACAGTTGGCAGAAGTTTTAGCCAAACATATTTCTTCTCAACTGCAATCATCACTGAAGAATTTAGCTAACGAACTAAAAATGACTGGTGCTGATGAACAAGCAGTACTAAAATCAGCCGAAAGTAATGAGCAGATTAAACAAATGCTGGGCAGTTTGGATGATACTCTGACCATTACTTTTAATTCGCTGCAACAAGAACTAAAAAATTATCAAGGTAATTTGTCTCAGCAGTTGGTTCGGATGCAAAGCCAACAACAGCAAGGCGAAACGATTGTAGAGGAATTAGTTAATCGCCTGCGTGGGGAATTAACTAAAGCTATCCAAGAAACTACCCAACCTACAAAGCCATCGCCACCAACGGTTCTACAACCAGATGAGCCAAAGTTGGAAAGTGCTGTGAAAGTATCTCCCCCGACAGTTTTACAATCAAACGAGCGATCGCCTGCTAATTCTTTTACAGTATCTTCAGCTACAGTTTTACAACCAGATGAGCCACAGCCGGTAAATTACCCTCTGTTATCGGAAGTCACCAATAAATCGAATGACAACCAAACGACTGCTTCTTCAGCAGAAACATCTTCAGCCGTAATTGTTCCACCAGTTAAGGAAAGCCCCACTCAGCCAATTTCCATCGCTCCCAAGGACTTTCCCCCCAAGGAAAAACCACCGGAACCAATTGTTTTACCGGACAAAGATGTGGCGGAATCTACATCTAGCAATGTTGTAGCCAGTGAACAAAATGCTGTACTCCGGTTTGATGTACCAGAAACGCAAATCCAATCTCCTTCTAGCAAGGCTAGTGAGCCAGTTTCGGTTATCAGTGCAGA from Aulosira sp. FACHB-615 includes:
- a CDS encoding helix-turn-helix domain-containing protein, which gives rise to MNSIIPEQNKPLEPVLLQEQEIQSIKQLESILKPEDTQLHLVGANGETIPIPESVDKVLRKVVQAMASGKLVSIVIQEQEFTTQQAADFLNVSRPYLIKLLEQGEIPYIMVGTHRRVRFEDLQQYKQQRDSKRRKFLQELIEMTEEAGLYEDAE
- a CDS encoding PIN domain-containing protein, which encodes MLKVILDACVLFPMYLRDTLLSTAESGLYLPYWSQRILDEAMSNLVLRGKISAEGAKNLEEVIKYAFPEAMVDEVPWELEQAMTNDPKDRHVLAAAVIVKADIIVTNNLNDFQNQALTPWHVKAQSPDNFLSELFDEYPREMIQVLQKQSQNYKRSPKTFIQLLELLSKQLPGFTSKILSHESI
- a CDS encoding alcohol dehydrogenase catalytic domain-containing protein, yielding MKAQVFRGVNQLSYEEIPVPTLEPDEVLVQVQVVGLCQSDIKKILYPLYEPPRIFGHETAGKIAAVGSEVRGWQVGQRVAVMHHIPCMRCAYCLNENFSMCNVYKNISTTAGFNASGGGFAEYVKVPGHIVQNGGLIPIPEDISFEEASFVEPTNCCLKAVKKAQIAPGQTVLVTGAGPIGLMFVMLVKYFGAKAIATDLLPSRIEKALEVGAEAAFDARDPDLPTKIHALTNGLGVDVTLLAVPSEKAFFQALDCTRKGGKILFFAEFPDELEIPINPNILYRREIDLMGSYSSSYRLQALSADIVFNRRIDIPALISDRYPLKDLSAAVEQAIAPSPDTYKILIYP
- a CDS encoding inorganic phosphate transporter gives rise to the protein MPMTLVIVAILAFYVACNLGANDVANAMGTSVGSKAVTLKQAIIIAGVLEFTGAVLFGHEVSETLATKVANPSLFAATPQLLVTGMITVLISCGVWLQIATAKGLPVSSSHAVVGAIAGFSAVAMGIGAIDWSSIGMITIGWLLTPIISGSIAALFYSQIQRWILNQPNQVAQLREWIPWLSSALLGVFGVIVLPSLTQPLTNFLTAQVGINIPVYDIPLFTGALAAVGLTVMSWRQLEKEAGDTQSREQRNNILLPTPNSQLPTPVERLFGRYQLLSACFVAFAHGSNDVGNAIAPLAAIVYINATGNVPINGIDIPLWILVVGGAGIVTGLAIWGKNVIATIGENIIALQPSSGFCAELATATTILLASRLGLPVSTSHALVGGVVGIGMVQSLNSIKFQTLQAISAAWLITVPLSAVLSASIFSIARLVWH